The nucleotide sequence ACAATGGGCCCAGCTGTAAAGGTGGAGGGGTGAGGTAAATGGCTCACGTCGCTGAATGGAAGAAAAAGGAAGTAGAAAGACTTGCTGAGATCATCAAGAGCCATCCAGTAGTAGCATTAGTTGACGTCGCTGGAGTACCAGCTTATCCTCTCTCAAAGATGAGAGAAAAGCTTAGAGGAAAAGCGTTGCTTAGGGTCTCAAGAAACACACTCATTGAGCTTGCAATCAAGAAGGCAGCAAAAGAACTTGGAAAGCCAGAGCTGGAAAAGCTTGCTGATTACATCGAAGGAGGAGCTGCAATCCTTGCAACTGATATGAACCCATTCAAGCTCTACAAGCTCCTTGAGGAGAGCAAGACCCCAGCTCCTGCCAAGCCTGGCGTCCCAGTTCCGAGAGATGTTGTTGTCCCAGCTGGTCCAACCCCACTATCACCAGGTCCAGTTGTCGGTGAGATGCAGGCTTTGGGAATTCCAGCCAGGATTGAGAGAGGTAAGGTTACAATCCAAAAGGACACAGTTGTTTTAAAGGCCGGGGAGATTATCACTCCACAACTTGCAAACATCCTTAACAAGCTTGGCATTGAGCCCCTTGAAGTTGGTCTTAACTTGCTTGCAGCTTATGAGGATGGAATCATTTACACACCAGAAGTCCTTGCAATTGATGAAGAAGAATACATAAACATGCTCCAACAAGCTTACATGCATGCATTTAACCTGTCAGTCAACATAGCATATCCAACAGCCCAGACAATCGAGGCAATCATTCAGAAAGCATTCCTCAACGCAAAGAGCGTTGCTGTGGAGGCTGGATACATCACAAAAGAAACCGCTGGAGACATATTTGGCAAGGCATTCAGAGTTGCTCTGCTCATAGCACAGCAGTTGCCAGAGGAGTTACTTGATGAGAAGACCAAAGAGCTTTTAAACCAACAAGCTCAATTAGCAGTTGCCGCTCAACCTCAACCACAAGAGGAGAAAGTTGAAGAGGTTGAGGAGGAAGAAGAGGAAGAACCATCTGAGGAAGAGGCCCTCGCTGGATTGGGGGCATTATTTGGTTGACGCGCATCTAATAATTGAAAACTAAAGCTAATTTGGAGGTGTAAGGAGATGGAGTATGTATACGCTGCTTTATTGTTACACGCCGCTGGAAAGGAAATAACTGAGGAGAACCTTAAGGCTGTGTTGGAAGCTGCAGGAGTTACTCCAGACGAGGCAAGAATCAAGGCATTAGTTGCTGCACTTGAGGGAGTTAACATCGATGAGGTCATCGAGAAGGCTGCAATGCCGGTTGCAGTTGCTGCTGCCCCAGCTGCCGCCCCTGCCGCCGCTGAGGAAGCACCAGCTCAGGAAGAGGAGGAAGAGGAAGAAGAGGAAGTAAGCGAGGAAGAGGCTCTCGCAGGACTTGGAGCTCTCTTCGGCTGAAGTCTCTCTTTTTCCTTCATTCTATTCCTTCATTTCAAATTTTCTCTTCAGCATAAAACTGATTTTCTTGAAATGGGTCTTTTTTATGGTGGAGTAGTTATGGATGAAATTCTGCCCCCAGATATTCGAAAGGAAGAAGAGAAAGGTATTGATGAGTATCTTTCAGAAGGGTTTAATTTAATCCTCTCGAATCCTAAACTCTTAATTCCATTCATTGTCCCCTTGCTGGTTAACATTATCTATGGAATTTATCTTCTTGAGCATTTCTTTGTAGGATGGCCCCTTGTTTCAATAAAGCTCTCAGAGACTTCTATCTTGAATTGGAAACAATTTTTGATAGTGTCAATATTCGTGGTCATCATAATCATGGTGTTTATGCTATGGGGAGTTGAGGTAATTGCTTATTTTGTAGTAAAAGAGCGAAACATTTCTAAAGCGTTGTTTTTTGGAGCAAAAAAGTTGCCAGTAACTTTTGTGAATTACATAATTCTCTTGGTAATTGTCTTTGTTTTCTTTACTCCTATTGTCGTTGTTCACTCTCTATGGTTTATTCTTGTCTATAGCTTTTTAATCGCTGTCCTTGTATCTCCTTTAGTCTTTCTCTTACCGCCAATAATAGTGGAGAAGAACTTTGCAGTGATCGAAACCTTTGTACTCTATAAGAAAATCTTCAAAAAGAGCTTAATTCTGGGACTTCTTTACTCTCTTGTCTCATCCGCAGTTAGTTCTTTAATTCCAATAATTGGGGGAATATTAAACACCGCCATTGTTATTCCAGGATTCGTTGCTGTATATTCACTCCTCTATAGGGATTATAAGGAAAAAGAATCAGGGTTTCTTCCTTCTCTTTGATAAGGCTAAATGTTGGCTTCCTTGATAGTTCCCTCTGTAAGGACTTGATGTCGGTGCCTCCAATCGGTGAAACACTATTTGGACGAATCTCTCGCCATATTCAAGTTCAATTTCTTCATTTGAACCATTAAAAATCCCTAAAGTCAAATTCCCATCCCAGCCGGGATCTACCCATGCAAAGCTTCCAATCAGCCCTTCTCGTGCTAATGAGCTTCTTAGCCTCATCTCACCCATAATATCATCTGGTAGTCTAACTCTCTCAAGAGTCAGAATTAGAGCATATTCTTTAGGTGGAATAATGACTTTTCCTTCTTTTTTGACGTCAATGAACTTTCCATTTACTATGGCTTCATTACCTACTCTTAGGTCATATCCCGCGGGCTGAAGGGATTTTTCACTAAATGGTTCAATTAAAATTTCTTTTCTGATTTTCCAATCTGGCAGTATCATTTGATCACCGTAAGCTTTATGTAAAGCGCAAATTAAAATCTTTTTGTGGGCCCGTGGCCTAGTGGATAGGGCGTCGGCCTTCGGAGCCGAAGGTCGCGGGTTCGAATCCCGCCGGGCCCGCCATTCTAGCAATAAACGAATAGAAATCGTCCTTCGAACGGAAAGGTGAAAACTATTTTAAAAGAGTTTAAACATCTAGCTAAATTTTCAAAAGCTTGGAAAACTACATTTTTCCATGCCTTTTCTTACTCTTCCTAGTTACTGGAGTTCTATGCTCTCTGCATCCCTTTTAGCTTATCTACCATCACAACCACTGTTATGGCTCTATTTCCGAAATCTGCCACTGTTATATGAGTAATTTCCATTAAACAGTATTCTTATACTTTTGTTGCTTAATACTGTCGCTAAGTATCCAAAAGTAGTTTCCTATCTTATGGTGATGCCGGTAGTCATGACTCTTTTTGAAGAATGAGAGTTGAGACTTATGTGCTCATATATACCTCTGTACCAGAATAGGAGCCTCTACCCAGGTGGTGCCTCTTATTTCGCTGATTGTCTATATGGGCAAATATATTAAACTCAACATACCTAAAAATTTTCAATTGGGCATTTACATGAGATTTATTAGCGTACAGCTGATTAAAAGCCATGAGAGTGCTTTATTTACCGAAAGGTTTATATATCTTTAAACGCAAAAAGAATATTGAAAAACCCTTTAAGGAGGTGTTATGAATGGCTGAGTTGCCAATTGCCCCAATTGACAGATTGATTAGAAAGGCTGGTGCTGAGAGAGTTAGCGAGGAGGCAGCCAAGGTTCTCGCTGAGTACCTTGAGGAGTATGCAATTGAGCTTTCAAAGAAGGCTGTTGAGTTTGCCAGACACGCTGGCAGAAAGACAGTCAAGGCCGAGGACATCAAGCTCGCTATCAAGGCTTGAGGGTATTATCCTCTGCTTCTTAGCTTTTTTATTTTGATTTTTGGGCAATTTTTAAAAATACATTCTGAAAGTTTTTACCATGCATGAGATAGCAATCCGCATGACAAAAAGGAACCACAATGCTTTTGTCCACCTTCTCGGAGCATTAGAGAGTCAAGGATTTGACATTGGTGAGCTTTTGATAACTAAGGACTTCAACGAAATCCTCAAAGCAAAGCCTAAGGTTGTTCTGTATTCATTCTTCACTGAGGAAATTTGGGAAGTTGGGGATGAGGGTAAAATTCTGAGAGAGAAATTTAATCCTCTCTTAGTTGCTGGTGGTTATCACCCAACTGCAATGCCAAAGCACACTTTAAATGTTTTAGGCTTTGATATTGCTGTAATTGGAGAAGGGGAAGAAGTTATCTATCAGCTTTTGACAACTCTAAAACGAACCAAATTTAAAATTACAAAGGAGCTATTGTCTATTCGCGGTCTGGCATTCTATTTGAATGGAGAATTTGTGTTTACGGGCTTTGCTAAAGTTGATGACTTTACTAAATTTCCTCCTTTTGCGGAGAGTTCTCTTTTAATTGCACCCATTGAGATAAGCAGGGGCTGTCCTTTTGGTTGCTACTACTGCCAGACACCTTACGTCAAAGGTTTTCGCATGAGGCACAGACCGATAGATCAGATTGTGAGGTATTCAAGAAGAATGAAGGATATGCGTTACATCACTCCAAACGCCTTTGCCTACGGAAGTCCGGGAGCAATTTTAAAACTTGATAAACTTGAAGCCCTTCTAAAAGCTCTGCAACCGTTAAGAAAAGAAGGACGGCGTTTATTTTACGGAACGTTCCCGAGTGAAGTGAGGCCAGAATTTGTAAAGCCCGAAACCCTTGAGCTTCTCATAAAGTATGCAGACAACAGAAGACTAGCCATTGGAGCGCAGAGCGGGGATGATGCCATGCTTAAGGCTATGCACCGCTTACATACAGTTCGCCATGTGATGGAAGCTGTTGAATATATGGTTGAATACGGCATTGAGCCGATTGTTGATTTCATTGTCGGCTTGCCAAATGAAAGCGAAGAGAGTCAAAGAAAAAGCATTGAGCTAATGAAGTGGATTATGCGTAAGGGTGGAAAAGTCAGGGCTCACTACTTCATGCCCCTACCGGGAACCCCTTGGGCTAGATGTAAACCTTCACCATTAAGCGAGGAGATGAAAAAGTTTTTGGGCAGAATGGCCGCTAAAGGCTACATTGAAGGTTCATGGGGCATTCAGATTCAGCTTTCTAAAAAACTGCAAAGATTGATTGAGGAATTTTGTGAAGAGCCTATGAGCTACATTGGGAAAGTTAAGGAGGTTTGCTGAGTAAAATTGTCATATTTATGTCAAATTATCCTCCCAAAAATTTATAACCTCATAAACTTCTCATCAACACGACGGCAAAATGTATGCCGAAAACTATAAAAGATTCGAACTGCTGATAGATAAATTGCGAGAGTTTGATGGTGTTATCATCGTGGAAGGTTTGCGAGACGAGGTGGCTTTAAGAAAGTTGGGGGTCAGAGCGGAGATAATAAGGCTCTCACGCTTACCGCTCTCAGAAGTGGCTTTAATTGCTTCACAGTATCATGAGGTCATGATATTAACTGATTTGGACAGAAAAGGTGAAGAGTTGGCGAAAAAGCTGACTCAATATTTGGAAGGCTATAAATGCAGAGTGGATACAGAGACTAGAAAAGAGCTCAAAATGATTGCAAAAAAGGACATTAAGGGCATTGAAGATCTGTACGGGCTTTACCTAAAAGTCCATCTCCGTTTCTGACCCCCTTGAGGAGGGGATTTCCTTGAAAAGAAAGAGGACAGTGCTCCAACACATTTTATCGGAAAAGCAAAAGTTTGAAAAAAGAAAAGAAGGTGGGAACATGTCAGCAAAGGATGATTTTGGAACAACTAAATATGTAATCTACGCTGAATTTGAGGCAAACGGCGTTGTTGAAAGACCGGATGTTGTTGGTGCTATTTTTGGTCAAACCGAAGGCTTACTCGGAGACGATTTAGATTTAAGAGAGCTCCAAAAGACTGGTAGAATTGGAAGAATAAAAGTTGAGGTTCACACAAAGGCTGGAAAAACGTATGGAACAATTACAGTGCCATCAAGCCTTGATAGAGTAGAGACAGCAATTCTAGCAGCTGCTCTGGAAACAATAGACAGAGTTGGACCATGTGAGGCGAGGATTAAAGTAATCAAAATTGAAGACGTCAGGGCAACAAAGAGGAAATACATCATTGAGAGAGCTAAGGAGATACTTGAGACACTTATGGAGGAGGAAATTCCAGAAAGTCAAGAGCTCACTGAAGAAGTTAAAAAGGCAGTCAGAGCAAAAGAGCTTATTGAATATGGTCCAGAAAAATTGCCTGCTGGACCTCATGTGCCGTTCTCAGATTCAATTATCGTGGTTGAAGGAAGAGCCGATGTGCTTAACCTTCTCAAGCACGGAATAAAGAACGCCATAGCCGTTGAGGGAACTTCAGTCCCAGAGACCATTATCAGATTAAGCAAGGAAAGAATTGTAACAGCATTCACAGATGGGGACAGAGGTGGAGAGCTTATCCTTAAGGAGTTGCTACAAGTTGCTGACATTGATTATGTAGCAAGAGCGCCAGAAGGAAAGGAAGTTGAAGAACTTACAAAGAAGGAAATAATAAAGGCTTTAAGAAGCAAGGTACCAGCAGAGCAGGTTATAAATGAGCTGTTCTACAAAGGTAAAAGCTTCTATGATTTAATCAAGGAAAAAGAGAGAGAAAAAGAAAGGATTGAGGAAGCAAAGAAAGAGGAGCCAAAAGTTGAAAGGCCAGTAGTTGCTAAGGAAGAGCCAAGGGAAGTGAAAGTTGAACCAAAGAAGGAGGAGAAATATATAAAACCAATTCAAGTGCCAAAATCAGCTGAGTTAGAGAAGTTTAAAGATTTCATTGAAAAAGTTAAAAACAACTCAACAGCAATCCTTTTAGATGAGAACAAGAACGTCATTGCAGAAATCCCGGTTAGAGACTTGCTTAGCTCACTGAATGACAAGGAAGGTGTGTATGCTGTAATCTTCAACGGGATAATAACACAGAGGTTAATTGACATTGTCAGTGAAAAAGGGGTTAAATACCTTATTGGAGCAAGAAAGGCAAATGTAGTTAGAAGACCTATTGATTTGAAGATTCTTACATTTGCTGAGTGATTTTTTCCTTCTTTTTAACTTAAACGGCCTCAGCTAACCCTCTTTTCTTCACCGCTCAGAGTGGCTAACGCTCATCATTGGCTAAGAGTTTTTAAAGAAAAGAGGATTAAAAGCTTTGGGATGATGTGCGTTTACCGGTCTGATAGATGATGACATCGGCACTATCTGACCTATTCCTTTTTGCTTAAAATTTCGTGTTCCACTAATGCAACTATGTCGTTGTGTACATCTTCAATTGAAGCAAGAGCATTTACGATTTTCATTTCTGGGAACATCTCAACAAGTTTCAGATAATTTTCTCTAACCTTTTTTTGGAGCTCCGCTATTTTGTCAAACTCGGACTTAAGCTTTCTACCATTTATCCTTTTCATGCTTTCCTTAACAGGTAAGTCAAGCAGAATCACTAACTCAGGTCTAATTGCAAACTTGTTCAGATTTATGAGCCACTCCAAATCTAAACCGCGGGCCCATTGGTAGGCGAGAGATGAATAGAAATACCTATCAGAGATAACAACTTTTCCGGCCTTGAGAGAAGGTTCTATCAATTTTTTCACGTGCTCAGCCCTATCTGCAGCGAAGAGAAGAGCTTCGGCTTCATGGCTTATTTTTGCTCCATCAATAATCCCTTCTCTGCCCCCTGTTAAAACTAGCCTTCGTATGAGCTTACCAAAAGCTGTATCTGTTGGTTCTTTTGTTAACACAACTTCATATCCTCTTTTTTCAAACCATTTTGCTAGCAGTTTTGCCTGTGTAGATTTACCAGCACCATCGATGCCTTCCAAGACAATAAAAATACCCACAGTTGACACCTCCGAAATTGAGAACTATGTAGTAAGGTGGCAGAGCAGCTTTTAATTCTTTTTGCTTAAAATTTTCAGAAAATTTTAAAAAGGCATGAAAAGATTTACAGTCTCTTTAGGTAGTCTAAAAGCTTCCACATGCTTCCAAAGGATTTTTCTTCTCCCTCTTTGTAAATCTCTACAATCCCCTCTGGTCTGAAGCGCAATCCAAAATCATATTCTCCTTTCTTGAGCTTTTGCAAGAAAACTTCTTTTGGCTTTGGTGGCAAATAGCTTGTCATCATGTCGTTTATGAAGTCAGCATCAAAGCCAAAGTGCTCATTGAAACGTGGGAACAAAAGCACTGCTGGGGTATTCATACAGTCTACCAGCGCTTTTCCTTTGATCTTAAAATTGTAGTGCTTAAATACTTCGTGGAGAAAGTCGTCCAGGGCGTTTGGATAGTAAACAGTTGCCCCTATGTCATTTGGTGGCGCTTCAATGAAGTTTCTACTTTCTACTATGGCTTCAATCTCATCGCTGTCAAGTCCACTAATTTCAACCCTTACTCCTCCGTGATAATAAACATAAGCTAAGGGTAGTCCTTTCCTATGGGCAAAGTCCTTCAATGCAATTAGAGGAATAAGCCTGACATCCATGATTGTTGAGCCTGTGCTTACTATACCAACAACAAGAGCTCTCTTTCCATATCTTGATATTGCTCTTCCATCTCTTCCTACTATTATGGTCCCCTGAGAGACAGTTCCAATTGCTCTACCAAGTAAGGCCAATTCCTCAGGATTGAACTTTTCCGAACGATAAATCTCCATTTTGTATCACCTCAGTCAGGTAAAATTATACTTTCTTTTCCAATTCTGGACTCAACCCAAATCTTAACGTTAGCACCAATCTTGCTGAATTCTTCGATTACGGTATTATCACCAATAACGCTTCCGGCCTCTATCTCAACGCCTTTGCCTATGTATACATTTTCTCCAATTATTGCCTCTCGTATTTCAGCCCCTTCCTCAATTGTAACATTGGAAAATATTACCGAACGTTCTATTTTAACATTTCTGCCAATCTCTACATTGTCTCCCAATACCGCAAATCCTCTAATCTCAAATTTTCTAAGCTTGCATCTCTCCCCAGTAACTATTGCTCCTCCGTATTCCAAGTTACCCTTTAGGGTGTCAACTCTGATTTCTGGTAGTTTTAGTTTTCCAAGAAAGACATCTTCTGTTGCTTGCAGATAACTTGAGGGCCTTCCAACATCATTCCAGTACTCTTTGAAGGGGAATCCATAGAGAGGTAAATTCTCTTCAAGCATTTTTGGAAATAAATGGAGGGAATAGTCAAATTTTTGACCTTTGGGGACTAGATCAAAAACCTCTGGTTCAAATACGTAAATTCCAGCATTTACAAGGTTGCTGAATGCCTCTTCTGGTCTTGGTTTTTCTTTAAAGCGAATTATTCTATTTTCGCTGTCAATAATTGCAATTCCATATTGTGTTGGATCTTCAACCTCGCTTAGTGCTATAGTTGCGAGTGCTTTCTTCTTTTTATGATACTCGTAAAGTGCTCGGATATCTAAATTAGTGAGGACATCACTTGATGCGACTATGAACGTATCTTCAATTTTATTAGCTACTTTTTTTGTGGCTCCAGCAGTTCCAAGTTTTACATTCTCTCCATTTGAATAATGAATTTCAATCCCAAAATCGCTCCCATCACCAAAATATTCCATAATTCTCTCCTTGAGATAACCTACAAGAACAAATACTTCATCAACACCAGCATCTATTAGGCTCTTGAGAATATACTCCATTAGCGGCTTATTAAAGAATGGTATCATTGGCTTTGGTCTGTAGACAGTTAGCGGTAAGAGACGAGTTCCCTTGCCCCCTGCCATTATTACTGCTTGCATCTTTAACACCAAGAATTAGTTAAGGGAAAGATATTTAATATACTTTTTGCTGGTTTTTCCATAAGCCTGAAACTTTTATGGTAAATCTTGGTTTTTGAAGAAAAAGCTTTTGTGAAACTTTTTAAGATGCTCATCTAAACTTATGATGGTGGTATTAATGAACATTACAGCCCTCGAATATTTGAAAGAAAGACTTGAACCCGAGCAATTTGAGAAAATTGCTGCAATAGACAATCCTGAACTTCATGAGTTTCTTGCAAAGTACATAAAGCTCCTCAATCCATCAAAAATCTTCGTTGCTACGGATTCTCCTGAAGATGAAGAATATATACGGAAGAAAGCAATTGAATATGGGGAAGAGAGGCCGTTAGCAACTCCGGGACATACGGTTCATTTTGATAATTATTACGACCAAGCAAGAGATAAGGCAAACACAAAAATTCTCGTACCAAAAGGTGCCGATTTGGGACCCTTCATCAATACTAAAGACAGAGAGGAAGGTCTCAGGGAAATTCACGAACTTATGAAGGATATAATGATTGGAAAAGAGCTCTTCATATGCTTCTTTGTTCTCGGTCCAAAGAACTCGGTTTTCACGATTCCGGCTGTTCAGCTTACAGACTCAGCTTATGTAGCTCACAGCGAGTTTCTCCTTTATAGAAAAGGATATGAAGAGTTTAGGCGCTTGGGAAGAGAAGCTAAGTTCCTCAAGTTTGTTCACTCAGCTGGTGAGCTTGATGAGAGAAAAACAAGCAAGAATCTTGACAAGAGGAGAATTTACATTGATTTAGAAAGTGAGACGGTTTATTCCGTAAATACACAATATGGTGGAAACACAATCGGTTTGAAGAAGTTGGCCTTCCGTTTAACCATTAGGAGAGCAGTCAAAGAGGGTTGGCTTTCAGAGCACATGTTCCTTATGAGAGTGAACGGTCCAGAGGGAAGAAAAACCTACTTCACCGGTGCATTCCCATCAATGTGTGGCAAAACATCAACGAGTATGATTCCATGGGAGAACATTGTTGGTGATGATTTGGTCTTTATAGTTGACATGAAAGGTGAAGCAAGGGGGACAAACGTTGAGGCTGGGGTTTTTGGAATAATTCACGGAATAAACAAGGAAGATGACCCAATAATATGGGAAGTCCTCCATTCGCCTAACGAGATAATATTTTCAAATGTTCTAATCAAGGATGGAAAGCCATACTGGACAGGAATGGGCGAGGAAATTCCAAATGATGGGGAAAATCATAGTGGAAAATGGTGGAAAGGGAAGAGAGATGCTGAAGGGAATGAGATTCCACCAAGTCACAAGAATGCACGTTTTACAGTTAGACTTGATGCTTTTCCAAATCTTGATAGAGAAGCTTTAGATGCTCCATGTGGTGTTAAAATAGGTGGAATGATTTACGGGGGAAGGGATAAAGACACGTGGCCTCCAGTGAGAGAGGCATTTGACTGGACGCATGGGGTAATAACTATGGGGGCCGCACTTGAAAGTGAAACAACTGCCGCAACCCTTGGCAAAGAGGGCGTCAGACAGTTTAATCCAATGTCGATTCTTGACTTCCTTTCAGTTCCAATTGGCGAATACATACAAAATTACATCCGCTTTGGAGAGAGACTTAGAGAGAAGCCAAAGATATTTGCAGTAAACTACTTCCTTAGAGATGAGAACGGAAACTGGTTGAACGACAAGCTTGACAAAGCTGTCTGGCTTAAGTGGATGGAGCTTAGGGTTCATGGAGATGTAGATGCTATTGAAACACCAATCGGGTATATTCCAAAGTACGAAGACCTCAAGCGATTATTTAAACAGGTTCTCAACAGAGAATATAAGAAGGAGGACTATGAGAAGCAGTTCATGATAAGAGTTCCAGAGCTTCTTGCAAAGATTGACAGGATAGAGAAAATCTACCGCGAAAAAGTTAAAGATACTCCAGAAATCCTTTTCAAAGTGCTTGAAGAAGAAAAGCAAAGACTTCTTGAGGCAAGGGAAAAATACGGGGATTACATATCTCCATTCCAGTTTGAGAGGGCTTAGCGTCTTTAACATTTTTTCAACCTTTTTTATGGAAAAACCTAAAAACGAAATATACATACTGACCCTTGGTGAGGAGAGGGGATGGAAGATATAGAGGAATTTGAATATCAGCCAAGAAGCGTTAAAGATCTCTTTATTGAGATGAAAAACATTGCTGAGCTTATGGTTGATCTGGCATATACTTCTATTCTGTTCGGTGATAAGGAAATTGCTGAGGAAGTCCTAGATCTAGAAGAGCGAATGGACTTGCTCAACTATCAGATGACTCTCCATGCAGTTTTAGCAGCAAGGAACGTTAAAGAGGCCGAAAAGGTCACTTCGATTCTCCAAATGGCAAATGCTATAGAAGATATCTCCAATGCCGCTGGAGACTTAGCAAAGATGGTGCTTGAAGGACTTGAACCGCACCCGGTTATAAAGGAGGCAATTCTTGAAAGTGAAGAGGTCATAGCAAAAATTGTCGTCAGTCCGGATTCAATTCTTGTTGGGAAGACTCTTGGAGAACTCGATTTAGCAACAAACACTGGAGTATGGATAATAGCGGTGAGAAGAGGTAAGAGGTGGATTTTTGGCCCAGATAAGGATTTCAAGATAAAACCTCACGATGTACTTATAGGTAGAGGGACACATACTTCAGTCGAGCATTTGAAAGAGATAGCGAGAGGAGTTATTAGGGTGGTTGGCAATGAAAGAGCTTGAGGAGATTAAAGATTGTTTAGTTGAAATGAAGAACCTATCATCCCTGATGGTTGATTTAGCGTTTTCATCTGTCATGTATAACAGTGAGGATATAGCCGATGAAGTTTACATTCTTGAGGAAAAAATGGATGAGCTGACTTTAAAAGTTAAAAAACTTGCTTTAAAAGCTGCAAAACATGAAGATAATCCAGAGAAACTTTTGAGTATCATAGAGATGGCAACAATAAATGAGCAGATATCAGATTCCGCTTATGAGATAGCTGATTTGGTTTTAAGGGATGTTGAGCCCCATCCTATAATCAGAAAGATTATGCATGATGTAGAAGAGGAAATTGGAAGAGTTAAGGTGAATAAAGGTTCTATCCTTATTGGAAAGAGCCTTAAGCAGCTCAAATTGCCAACAAAAATTGGTGTTCGCTTAATAGCAATAAAGCGTGGAAGCAAATACATATACAATCCCACTAAGGATGAAGAAATAAAAGAAGGGGACATCCTTATAGCGGTTGGTTCGGGAATTGATCGCTTGAGAGAACTTTCTAATGAAAAAGGTGAAGAGGGAGAGAGGATAGAGGAGGAGTAAATTTTCTTTTACTTTTTATGCTGTTCTATTTTATTAAACCTTTTGCCAAAACCCTTTTATGTATCACTGCCAATGAGTATAGTAAGTTGACCAACGATCATTGGGGTGTTGTACATGGATGTGGAATTAATTATCAAGAAAAAGTTGCCTGAAAATATTAGAGGCTTAGTGAAGCTTGCCTATAATTATTGGTGGAGTTGGAGTCACAAAGCCACTAAAATGTGGATGTATATTGATGAAGAGCATTGGAGGGAATACAAAAATCCTGTGAAGCTTCTCCTTGATGTGAGCGATGAAAGATTAAAAGAGCTTGCAAGGAATGATGATTTCCTTGATTTATATGAGCTCGTCATGAATAATTTTGAAAAATACATGAGTGAGGAAAACACCTGGTTTTCAGTTAACTATCCCAAATGGGATAAACCAATAGTTTACCTATGTATGGAGTATGGTATCAGTAAGAGCCTTCCAAT is from Thermococcus paralvinellae and encodes:
- a CDS encoding nucleotidyltransferase family protein — encoded protein: MQAVIMAGGKGTRLLPLTVYRPKPMIPFFNKPLMEYILKSLIDAGVDEVFVLVGYLKERIMEYFGDGSDFGIEIHYSNGENVKLGTAGATKKVANKIEDTFIVASSDVLTNLDIRALYEYHKKKKALATIALSEVEDPTQYGIAIIDSENRIIRFKEKPRPEEAFSNLVNAGIYVFEPEVFDLVPKGQKFDYSLHLFPKMLEENLPLYGFPFKEYWNDVGRPSSYLQATEDVFLGKLKLPEIRVDTLKGNLEYGGAIVTGERCKLRKFEIRGFAVLGDNVEIGRNVKIERSVIFSNVTIEEGAEIREAIIGENVYIGKGVEIEAGSVIGDNTVIEEFSKIGANVKIWVESRIGKESIILPD
- a CDS encoding phosphoenolpyruvate carboxykinase (GTP) → MTALEYLKERLEPEQFEKIAAIDNPELHEFLAKYIKLLNPSKIFVATDSPEDEEYIRKKAIEYGEERPLATPGHTVHFDNYYDQARDKANTKILVPKGADLGPFINTKDREEGLREIHELMKDIMIGKELFICFFVLGPKNSVFTIPAVQLTDSAYVAHSEFLLYRKGYEEFRRLGREAKFLKFVHSAGELDERKTSKNLDKRRIYIDLESETVYSVNTQYGGNTIGLKKLAFRLTIRRAVKEGWLSEHMFLMRVNGPEGRKTYFTGAFPSMCGKTSTSMIPWENIVGDDLVFIVDMKGEARGTNVEAGVFGIIHGINKEDDPIIWEVLHSPNEIIFSNVLIKDGKPYWTGMGEEIPNDGENHSGKWWKGKRDAEGNEIPPSHKNARFTVRLDAFPNLDREALDAPCGVKIGGMIYGGRDKDTWPPVREAFDWTHGVITMGAALESETTAATLGKEGVRQFNPMSILDFLSVPIGEYIQNYIRFGERLREKPKIFAVNYFLRDENGNWLNDKLDKAVWLKWMELRVHGDVDAIETPIGYIPKYEDLKRLFKQVLNREYKKEDYEKQFMIRVPELLAKIDRIEKIYREKVKDTPEILFKVLEEEKQRLLEAREKYGDYISPFQFERA
- a CDS encoding potassium channel family protein — encoded protein: MEDIEEFEYQPRSVKDLFIEMKNIAELMVDLAYTSILFGDKEIAEEVLDLEERMDLLNYQMTLHAVLAARNVKEAEKVTSILQMANAIEDISNAAGDLAKMVLEGLEPHPVIKEAILESEEVIAKIVVSPDSILVGKTLGELDLATNTGVWIIAVRRGKRWIFGPDKDFKIKPHDVLIGRGTHTSVEHLKEIARGVIRVVGNERA
- a CDS encoding potassium channel family protein translates to MKELEEIKDCLVEMKNLSSLMVDLAFSSVMYNSEDIADEVYILEEKMDELTLKVKKLALKAAKHEDNPEKLLSIIEMATINEQISDSAYEIADLVLRDVEPHPIIRKIMHDVEEEIGRVKVNKGSILIGKSLKQLKLPTKIGVRLIAIKRGSKYIYNPTKDEEIKEGDILIAVGSGIDRLRELSNEKGEEGERIEEE